In one Paramormyrops kingsleyae isolate MSU_618 chromosome 18, PKINGS_0.4, whole genome shotgun sequence genomic region, the following are encoded:
- the ubash3ba gene encoding ubiquitin-associated and SH3 domain-containing protein B, which yields MESGITKEELYTKITPRRQRQNRTGTVKHGSSLDVLLSMGFPKTRALKALVSTGFRSVQAACDWLFSHVDDPFLDEPLPREFVLYLRPSGPLLHQLSHYWQQSRLMCGKNKAHNIFPHITLCQFFICEDQKVEALCEALQATVNQWRGRFPNPLPLELYTSSSFIGLFVEEKMAEVLKAFAADFAATATDIHVEPHKKQLHVTLAYHFQANHLPSLEKLAKGIDVSVGCDWLAVLYSRDIRFANHETLRVMYPYAPQNEDELELSPGDFIYMSSLEQNNTSEGWVFGTSHSTGVSGLLPENYISRADECDTWVFHGSYSFGSTSPSAALGAMGGACDGQLDSRHLEESGLGDLHTFSNICHPLQGLQISSQSQLPKRCLFVCRHGERMDVVFGKHWFNQCFDAKGRYVRTNLNMPASLPPRTGGYRDYEKDGPITVFGSTQARLVGEALLESNTVIHFVYSSPSLRCVQTAHSILRGLQQDGKLKIRVEPGLFEWTKWVSGTSLPAWIPPADLVAANLSVDTTYRPHIPISKLSVSEPYETYISRSFQVTREILAECKSKGNNVLIVAHASSLEACTRQMQGLSPQNSKDFVQVVRKIPYLGFCACEEQGETGVWQLVDPPILPLTHGPNHSFNWRETLLQD from the exons ACTGAAGGCACTGGTGTCCACGGGCTTCCGGAGTGTGCAGGCCGCATGCGATTG GCTGTTCTCCCATGTGGACGACCCTTTCCTGGATGAGCCACTGCCCCGGGAGTTCGTGCTGTACCTGCGGCCCAGTGGGCCTCTCCTGCACCAGCTCTCCCACTACTGGCAGCAGTCGCGCCTCATGTGTGGCAAGAACAAGGCCCACAACATCTTCCCCCACATCACCCTCTGCCAGTTCTTCATA TGTGAGGATCAGAAGGTGGAGGCTCTGTGCGAGGCACTGCAGGCCACCGTGAACCAATGGCGAGGCCGTTTCCCCAACCCGCTGCCCCTGGAGCTCTACACGTCCTCCAGCTTCATCGGCCTCTTCGTGGAGGAGAAGATGGCCGAGGTCCTCAAGGCCTTTGCTGCGGACTTTGCTGCCACTGCCACAG ATATCCATGTGGAGCCGCACAAGAAGCAGCTCCATGTGACCCTGGCCTACCACTTTCAAGCCAATCACCTGCCGTCATTGGAGAAACTGGCCAAGGGCATCGACGTGTCGGTGGGCTGCGATTGGCTGGCCGTGCTCTATTCCCGGGACATCCGATTCGCCAATCACGAG ACGCTGAGGGTGATGTACCCCTACGCCCCGCAGAACGAGGATGAGTTGGAACTGTCGCCAGGCGATTTCATCTATATGTCATCGCTGGAGCAGAACAACACCAGTGAGGGCTGGGTGTTCGGCACCTCCCACAGCACGGGGGTGTCCGGCCTGCTGCCCGAGAACTACATCAGCCGGGCCGACGAGTGCGACACCTGGGTCTTCCATGG GTCGTACTCCTTTGGCTCCACCTCCCCTTCTGCAGCGTTGGGGGCCATGGGCGGGGCCTGTGATGGGCAGCTGGATAGCCGGCACCTAGAGGAGTCCGGCCTGGGGGATCTGCACACTTTCAGTAACATCTGTCACCCGTTACAG GGGCTACAAATCAGCAGCCAATCGCAGCTGCCCAAGCGGTGCCTCTTCGTCTGTCGCCACGGTGAGCGGATGGATGTGGTGTTCGGGAAACACTGGTTCAACCAGTGCTTTGATGCCAAAG GTCGATACGTACGAACCAACCTCAACATGCCGGCTAGCCTGCCCCCCCGGACCGGGGGCTACCGAGACTACGAAAAGGACGGCCCTATCACTGTGTTCGGCTCCACACAGGCCAGGCTAGTGG GGGAGGCCCTGCTGGAAAGCAATACGGTGATACATTTTGTTTATTCCTCACCATCCCTGCGCTGTGTCCAGACCGCCCACAGCATTCTCAGAG GCCTCCAGCAGGATGGGAAGCTGAAGATCCGGGTAGAGCCGGGGCTTTTTGAGTGGACCAAATGGGTATCGGGTACATCGCTGCCGGCCTGGATCCCCCCCGCGGACCTGGTTGCGGCCAACCTGAGTGTCGACACAACGTACAG ACCTCACATACCCATCAGCAAGCTGAGCGTGTCGGAGCCTTACGAGACCTACATCAGCCGGAGCTTCCAGGTGACCAGGGAGATCCTGGCCGAGTGCAAAAGCAAGG GGAACAATGTGCTGATTGTGGCCCATGCCTCGTCCCTGGAGGCCTGCACTCGCCAGATGCAGGGCCTCAGCCCGCAGAACTCCAAGGACTTCGTGCAGGTGGTGCGGAAG ATCCCCTACCTAGGCTTCTGTGCATGTGAGGAGCAGGGCGAGACGGGGGTGTGGCAGCTGGTGGACCCCCCCATCCTGCCTCTGACGCACGGGCCGAACCACAGCTTCAACTGGAGGGAGACACTGCTACAGGACTGA